A region of Longimicrobium sp. DNA encodes the following proteins:
- the ftsE gene encoding cell division ATP-binding protein FtsE: MIRLSSVSKEYARSGAALRDVSFHVRKGELVFLTGHSGAGKSTVMRLIQMAEMPSSGEVRVSGFSSKLIRQRDIPMLRRKMGVVFQDFRLLRDRTAEENVAFALEVTGKKRSAIAPLAHRVLTQVGLAHKARAYPDELSGGERQRVAIARALVNEPLLLLADEPTGNLDEWAAKGVFEIFREINSMGMTVLMATHDLDLVRAHPQYRVIELSQGAVVYDSAPTPAAREPQQA; this comes from the coding sequence GTGATCAGGCTTTCATCCGTATCCAAGGAGTACGCGCGCTCTGGCGCCGCGCTCCGGGACGTGTCGTTCCACGTCCGCAAGGGAGAGCTCGTCTTCCTCACCGGCCACTCCGGCGCGGGGAAGAGCACCGTCATGCGCCTCATCCAGATGGCCGAGATGCCGTCGAGTGGCGAGGTGCGCGTCTCCGGCTTCTCGTCCAAGCTCATCCGCCAGCGCGACATCCCCATGCTGCGCCGCAAGATGGGCGTCGTCTTCCAGGACTTCCGACTCCTGCGCGACCGCACCGCCGAGGAGAACGTCGCCTTCGCGCTTGAGGTCACCGGAAAGAAGCGCAGCGCGATCGCGCCGCTCGCCCACCGCGTGCTCACGCAGGTGGGGCTGGCGCACAAGGCGCGCGCGTATCCGGACGAGCTCTCCGGCGGCGAGCGCCAGCGCGTGGCCATCGCGCGCGCCCTGGTGAACGAGCCCCTGCTTCTCCTCGCCGACGAGCCGACCGGGAACCTGGACGAGTGGGCGGCCAAGGGCGTCTTCGAGATCTTCCGCGAGATCAACTCGATGGGGATGACCGTCCTGATGGCCACCCATGACCTGGACCTGGTGCGCGCCCACCCGCAGTACCGGGTGATCGAGCTCAGCCAGGGCGCCGTCGTCTACGACAGCGCCCCCACCCCCGCGGCACGCGAACCCCAGCAGGCCTGA
- a CDS encoding HAD family hydrolase, translating into MKPPVFLDRDGTLIADRHYLSDPAGVEILPGAAEAVARLNGAGHPVFLVTNQSGIGRGYFTEAQYRAVHARLVELLTGAGARLDGEYHAPHAPGDPDPEALRKPGAGMFLRAAREHGLELAGAFFVGDRLRDVAPAERFGGTAILVRGPETDAETPPHVQIVESLVEAVERILALSRG; encoded by the coding sequence TTGAAGCCACCGGTCTTCCTGGACCGCGACGGCACGCTGATCGCCGACCGCCACTACCTGTCGGACCCCGCCGGTGTGGAGATCCTCCCCGGCGCCGCGGAGGCGGTGGCGCGGCTGAACGGGGCGGGGCACCCCGTCTTCCTGGTGACCAACCAGTCCGGAATCGGGCGGGGATACTTCACCGAAGCGCAGTACCGCGCCGTGCACGCGCGGCTGGTGGAGCTCCTGACCGGCGCCGGCGCGCGGCTGGACGGCGAGTACCACGCCCCGCACGCCCCCGGCGACCCAGACCCCGAGGCGCTGCGCAAGCCCGGCGCGGGGATGTTCCTGCGCGCCGCGCGCGAGCACGGCCTTGAGCTGGCGGGCGCCTTCTTCGTCGGCGACCGCTTGCGCGACGTGGCCCCGGCGGAGCGGTTCGGCGGCACGGCCATCCTCGTCCGTGGCCCCGAGACGGATGCGGAGACGCCCCCGCACGTCCAGATCGTGGAGTCGCTTGTGGAAGCGGTGGAGCGGATACTGGCGCTGTCGCGGGGTTGA
- the moaC gene encoding cyclic pyranopterin monophosphate synthase MoaC → MSGESGFTHLDEQGRPRMVDVGDKKVTRRTAVAEGCIRMAPATLEAVVEGRAAKGAVLTVAEIAGIMGAKRTADLIPLCHPLPLTSVGVVLEVDHALPGLRATATTRTEGKTGVEMEALTAVSCALLTVYDMCKGMDRGMAIVEVRLLHKEGGQSGVWTAAAGA, encoded by the coding sequence ATGAGCGGCGAGAGCGGATTCACACACCTGGACGAGCAGGGGCGGCCCCGCATGGTGGACGTAGGGGACAAGAAGGTGACGCGGCGGACGGCGGTGGCCGAGGGGTGCATCCGCATGGCGCCCGCGACGTTGGAGGCGGTGGTGGAGGGACGCGCGGCCAAGGGCGCCGTCCTCACCGTCGCGGAGATCGCGGGGATCATGGGGGCGAAGCGCACCGCGGACCTGATCCCCCTCTGCCACCCCCTCCCACTCACCTCCGTGGGGGTGGTGCTGGAGGTGGACCACGCGCTCCCCGGACTGCGCGCGACGGCGACCACGCGCACCGAGGGCAAGACCGGCGTGGAGATGGAAGCGCTCACAGCGGTAAGCTGCGCGCTTCTCACCGTTTACGATATGTGTAAAGGAATGGACCGGGGAATGGCCATCGTGGAGGTACGTTTGCTGCACAAAGAAGGGGGGCAGAGCGGGGTCTGGACGGCGGCGGCCGGGGCTTAG
- a CDS encoding enoyl-ACP reductase, producing MTESSPLSGLLAGKKGLIIGVANQNSIAWGCARALAGAGMELAFTYQGEIMRDRVTRTVSELGDVPLMDLDVRDEAQVAAVFGTLKERWGQLDFLLHSVAFAPKAAMANPFIETQRDDFLAAHEISAYSLVALSRAASAMMPEGGSIVTMTYYGSQKAVPGYNVMGVAKAALEACVRYLAIDLGQRGIRINAVSAGAINTLAARGVAHFRDLMRITAERSPLKRTVEPDEVGNAALFLASHLSSGMTGETMYVDAGFNITAG from the coding sequence ATGACCGAATCGTCGCCCCTCTCGGGGCTGCTCGCAGGGAAGAAGGGGCTGATCATCGGGGTCGCCAACCAGAACTCCATCGCCTGGGGGTGCGCGCGCGCGCTGGCGGGGGCGGGGATGGAGCTGGCCTTCACCTACCAGGGCGAGATCATGCGCGACCGCGTCACCCGCACGGTGTCCGAGCTGGGCGACGTCCCGCTGATGGACCTGGACGTGCGCGACGAGGCGCAGGTGGCCGCCGTCTTCGGCACGCTCAAGGAGCGGTGGGGGCAGCTCGACTTCCTCCTGCACTCCGTCGCCTTCGCCCCCAAGGCCGCGATGGCGAACCCGTTCATCGAGACGCAGCGCGACGACTTCCTCGCGGCGCACGAGATCTCCGCCTACTCGCTGGTCGCCCTCTCGCGCGCGGCCTCGGCGATGATGCCGGAGGGCGGGAGCATCGTCACCATGACCTACTACGGGTCGCAGAAGGCGGTGCCAGGGTACAACGTCATGGGCGTGGCGAAGGCGGCGCTGGAGGCGTGCGTGCGCTACCTGGCGATCGACCTGGGGCAGCGCGGCATCCGCATCAACGCCGTCTCGGCCGGCGCCATCAACACGCTGGCGGCGCGCGGCGTGGCCCACTTCCGCGACCTGATGCGGATCACCGCCGAGCGCTCGCCGCTGAAGCGCACGGTGGAGCCGGACGAGGTGGGGAACGCCGCCCTCTTCCTGGCCTCGCACCTCTCCTCTGGGATGACGGGCGAGACGATGTACGTGGACGCCGGCTTCAACATCACCGCGGGTTGA
- a CDS encoding transglycosylase SLT domain-containing protein codes for MQSLLLRLQNDIESRKQPRLELFPVLRSAVLGGLVVIAAFVMGARTASSSDATGSVIRAMVDPAPAGIKDLQTAELEKLRRTVNYSARYAIPADMAARIEEIARSEDIEPDLAFGLVRAESEFNHRAKSSVGAVGLTQLMPSTAKYFRVNGTTRHNLYDRDTNLRIGFRYLRTLIVRYDGNVNLALLAYNRGPERVDQILRNGGNPNNGYVEMVRRKKPGRHNP; via the coding sequence ATGCAGTCTCTCCTGTTGAGGCTTCAGAACGACATCGAGTCCCGGAAGCAGCCCCGCCTGGAGCTGTTCCCGGTGTTGCGCAGTGCAGTCTTAGGTGGGCTGGTGGTGATCGCCGCGTTCGTGATGGGCGCGCGCACCGCCAGCAGCAGCGACGCAACCGGCTCCGTCATCCGCGCGATGGTGGACCCGGCGCCCGCCGGCATCAAGGACCTGCAGACGGCGGAACTGGAGAAGCTCCGGCGCACGGTCAACTATTCGGCCCGCTACGCGATTCCGGCCGACATGGCGGCGCGCATCGAGGAGATCGCGCGCTCGGAGGACATCGAGCCGGACCTGGCGTTCGGCCTGGTGCGCGCCGAGAGCGAGTTCAACCACCGCGCGAAGAGCAGCGTGGGCGCCGTGGGCCTCACGCAATTGATGCCGTCCACCGCGAAGTATTTCCGGGTGAACGGCACCACGCGGCACAACCTGTACGACCGCGACACCAACCTGCGCATCGGCTTCCGCTACCTGAGGACGCTAATCGTCAGGTACGACGGCAACGTGAACCTGGCACTCCTCGCCTACAACCGCGGCCCCGAGCGGGTGGACCAGATCCTTCGCAACGGCGGCAACCCGAACAACGGCTACGTCGAGATGGTCCGCCGCAAGAAGCCCGGCCGCCACAACCCGTAG
- a CDS encoding S4 domain-containing protein: MADEALRVDVLLHRLCLTKSRSEAKTACEAGAVSLDGRNARPSDTVLPGRRITIRYPRRTLQVELVALPGKSVSKAAARDLYKVLSDERTKDELAF, from the coding sequence ATGGCGGACGAAGCGCTCCGTGTAGACGTCCTCCTTCACCGGCTCTGCCTTACGAAGAGCCGCAGCGAGGCGAAGACGGCGTGCGAGGCGGGCGCCGTGTCGCTGGACGGCCGCAACGCGCGCCCCAGCGACACCGTGCTCCCGGGCCGGCGGATCACCATCCGCTATCCGCGCCGCACGCTGCAGGTGGAGCTTGTGGCCCTCCCCGGCAAGAGCGTCTCCAAGGCCGCCGCCCGCGACCTCTACAAGGTCCTGAGCGACGAGCGCACCAAGGACGAGCTCGCATTCTGA
- the pdxA gene encoding 4-hydroxythreonine-4-phosphate dehydrogenase PdxA produces MMKRPRIAVTLGDPRGIGPEVVAAALADPEAAAAAEYVRVGPEHLLSGAEDVAVGRWAVEDGVAAAGRIAGEAIRRATEMALAGEVDAVVTAPIDKSAFHAGGWRYPGHTEMLRDLAGVSEVAMMMAAERTALGGPLRVVLATTHLALRDVPAALSAGLLVRQAELTHRALRDHWGIAEPRVALCAINPHASDGGLFGDEEERIVEPALRMLAERGVKAFGPVPADTVFTRAVRGEFDAVIAPYHDVGMAAFKTAAFGSGVNVTLGLPFPRTSPDHGTALDIAGRGIADGSSMREAVLLAVRMCQTV; encoded by the coding sequence ATGATGAAACGCCCCCGTATCGCCGTGACGCTGGGAGATCCGCGCGGGATCGGGCCGGAGGTGGTCGCGGCGGCGCTCGCGGACCCGGAGGCCGCCGCGGCGGCGGAGTACGTGCGCGTGGGGCCGGAGCACCTGCTGAGCGGGGCGGAAGACGTCGCGGTCGGGCGGTGGGCGGTGGAAGATGGCGTCGCGGCGGCGGGGCGGATCGCGGGGGAGGCGATCAGGCGGGCCACGGAGATGGCGTTGGCGGGGGAAGTGGACGCCGTGGTCACCGCGCCCATCGACAAGTCCGCCTTCCACGCCGGCGGGTGGCGCTACCCGGGGCACACCGAGATGCTGCGCGACCTCGCCGGCGTCTCCGAAGTGGCGATGATGATGGCGGCGGAGCGGACGGCGCTCGGCGGGCCGTTGCGCGTGGTCCTCGCCACCACGCACCTGGCGTTGCGCGACGTCCCCGCCGCGCTCTCCGCAGGGCTGCTGGTGCGGCAGGCGGAGCTCACGCACCGCGCCCTGCGCGACCACTGGGGCATCGCGGAGCCGCGCGTGGCCCTGTGCGCCATCAATCCGCACGCGTCGGATGGCGGGCTCTTTGGGGACGAGGAGGAGCGGATCGTTGAGCCGGCGCTCAGGATGCTGGCGGAGCGCGGCGTGAAGGCGTTCGGACCGGTTCCGGCCGACACGGTGTTCACCCGCGCCGTCCGCGGCGAGTTCGACGCGGTGATCGCGCCGTACCACGACGTGGGGATGGCGGCGTTCAAGACGGCGGCGTTCGGCAGCGGGGTCAACGTCACCCTGGGCCTTCCCTTCCCCCGCACCTCGCCGGACCACGGCACGGCGCTGGACATCGCGGGAAGGGGAATCGCCGACGGGTCGTCCATGCGCGAGGCCGTGCTGCTGGCCGTTCGCATGTGCCAAACCGTTTGA
- a CDS encoding permease-like cell division protein FtsX, producing the protein MSYALREALAAFRRTPLLTMLSVVAIAFSLFIVGLFGLTAFNISQAVREVENKVEVVGYLRDDATALQLQGAQDELRRLPEVQELRYVTKTEALATAMEEMKEFRDVFTDLESNPLPASLEVRLRPGQSSPQAVSRVAKRLQAYAFVEEVDFGDGWVEKIYTIRRLFGAAATAIGGAFALVAGIIIATAIRIAVFARREEISIMRLVGATDGFVQRPFVLEGIITGLLGGIAAAALTWVAFAALNRYLFALKWLPSEWIVGVVVAGTVFGFLSSIVAVRRHLEAV; encoded by the coding sequence ATGTCGTACGCGCTACGCGAGGCGCTCGCCGCCTTCCGCCGCACGCCGCTGCTGACGATGCTGTCGGTGGTGGCGATCGCCTTTTCGCTCTTCATCGTCGGGCTTTTCGGCCTCACCGCCTTCAACATCTCGCAGGCCGTGCGCGAGGTGGAGAACAAGGTGGAGGTGGTGGGCTACCTCCGCGACGATGCCACCGCCCTCCAGCTGCAGGGAGCGCAGGACGAGCTGCGCCGCCTCCCCGAAGTCCAGGAGCTGCGCTACGTCACCAAGACGGAGGCGCTGGCCACCGCGATGGAGGAGATGAAGGAGTTCCGCGACGTCTTCACCGACCTGGAGAGCAACCCGCTCCCCGCGTCGCTGGAGGTGCGGCTGCGCCCCGGCCAGAGCTCGCCCCAGGCGGTGTCCCGCGTGGCGAAGCGGCTGCAGGCGTACGCCTTCGTGGAAGAGGTGGACTTCGGCGACGGATGGGTGGAGAAGATCTACACCATCCGCCGCCTCTTCGGCGCGGCGGCCACGGCCATTGGCGGGGCGTTCGCGCTGGTGGCGGGGATCATCATCGCCACCGCCATCCGCATCGCGGTCTTCGCGCGGCGCGAAGAGATCTCCATCATGCGCCTGGTGGGCGCCACTGACGGCTTCGTGCAGCGCCCGTTCGTGCTGGAGGGGATCATCACCGGGCTGCTGGGCGGCATCGCGGCCGCGGCGCTCACCTGGGTCGCCTTCGCGGCGCTGAACCGCTACCTCTTCGCCCTCAAGTGGCTCCCCTCGGAGTGGATCGTAGGAGTGGTGGTGGCGGGGACGGTGTTCGGCTTCCTGAGCAGCATCGTGGCGGTGCGCCGCCACCTGGAGGCGGTCTGA
- a CDS encoding peptidylprolyl isomerase, translated as MKFTRWAFPAAALALAGCGSFGKAMSSHTDVVAQAAGKELKVEEAASLLAANPQIQPTEELVGELAKMWVEYTLLATAAAEDTTLAVLDFDKLIEPTREEVILQRFVTSNVRVDTMFTEAQLDEKWNTEGPGPQVRARHILLKVAADAAPAARQAVRARAEQLQAQAAGGADFAALARQHSEDTSKDQGGDLGFFGRGQMVPTFEQAAFALQPGQVSKVVESPFGYHVIKVEERKSQPLPAEQRPQFRQMLARQTQGQAVQKFVDSLTAAAKVEVQTGAVKQIKEMATMEKLPLKGRAANRALLEYRGGEITSGEVATVMEQIPSAQRKQAASAPDEQVEGFLKQQATREILLAEAKRRNFNLSRAANDSIRTDARAAIRGLLQGTGLGSRRIPKGSAGNAAIEEQVRQLIQAFLSGQVQLSPLGRLGQALRESYGSEVNEAAFARVVERMKAIRATQPQLPQGPQGMPQQGMPPQGMPPQGQPQQGQPQQGQPQAPQQQGEPGEQVPQGAPQGGQPAPAQP; from the coding sequence ATGAAGTTTACCCGTTGGGCGTTCCCCGCCGCCGCCCTCGCGCTCGCAGGGTGCGGCTCGTTCGGCAAGGCCATGTCCTCCCACACCGACGTGGTGGCCCAGGCCGCCGGCAAAGAGCTCAAGGTCGAGGAGGCCGCGTCGCTGCTGGCCGCCAACCCGCAGATCCAGCCCACCGAGGAGCTCGTCGGCGAGCTGGCCAAGATGTGGGTGGAGTACACCCTCCTCGCCACCGCCGCCGCCGAGGACACCACCCTCGCCGTGCTCGACTTCGACAAGCTGATCGAGCCGACCCGCGAAGAGGTGATCCTCCAGCGCTTCGTGACCAGCAACGTCCGCGTGGACACCATGTTCACCGAGGCGCAGCTGGACGAGAAGTGGAACACCGAGGGCCCCGGCCCCCAGGTGCGCGCCCGCCACATCCTGCTCAAGGTGGCGGCCGACGCGGCCCCCGCCGCGCGGCAGGCGGTGCGCGCCCGCGCCGAGCAGCTGCAGGCGCAGGCCGCCGGCGGCGCCGACTTCGCCGCGCTCGCCCGCCAGCACTCCGAGGACACCTCCAAGGACCAGGGCGGCGACCTCGGCTTCTTTGGCCGCGGGCAGATGGTGCCCACCTTTGAGCAGGCGGCATTCGCGCTGCAGCCGGGGCAGGTGTCCAAGGTGGTGGAGAGCCCCTTCGGCTATCACGTCATCAAGGTGGAAGAGCGCAAGTCGCAGCCGCTTCCGGCCGAGCAGCGCCCGCAGTTCCGCCAGATGCTGGCGCGCCAGACGCAGGGCCAGGCCGTGCAGAAGTTCGTCGACTCGCTGACCGCCGCCGCCAAGGTCGAGGTGCAGACCGGCGCGGTGAAGCAGATCAAGGAGATGGCGACGATGGAGAAGCTGCCCCTCAAGGGCCGCGCCGCCAACCGCGCCCTCCTGGAGTACCGCGGCGGCGAGATCACCTCGGGCGAGGTGGCGACGGTGATGGAGCAGATCCCGTCCGCGCAGCGCAAGCAGGCCGCTTCGGCGCCGGACGAGCAGGTGGAAGGCTTCCTGAAGCAGCAGGCCACCCGCGAGATCCTCCTCGCCGAGGCCAAGCGCCGCAACTTCAACCTGTCGCGCGCGGCCAACGACTCCATCCGCACCGACGCGCGCGCGGCGATCCGCGGGCTGCTGCAGGGCACGGGGCTCGGCTCGCGCCGCATCCCCAAGGGCTCGGCCGGCAACGCGGCGATCGAGGAGCAGGTGCGCCAGCTCATCCAGGCCTTCCTCTCCGGGCAGGTGCAGCTCTCGCCGCTGGGCCGCCTGGGGCAGGCGCTGCGTGAATCGTACGGCTCCGAGGTCAACGAGGCCGCCTTCGCCCGCGTGGTGGAGCGGATGAAGGCGATCCGCGCCACGCAGCCGCAGCTCCCGCAGGGTCCGCAGGGGATGCCGCAGCAGGGGATGCCGCCCCAGGGGATGCCGCCTCAGGGCCAGCCGCAGCAGGGCCAGCCGCAGCAGGGCCAGCCGCAGGCCCCGCAGCAGCAGGGCGAGCCGGGCGAGCAGGTTCCGCAGGGTGCTCCGCAGGGCGGACAGCCGGCGCCGGCGCAGCCGTAG
- a CDS encoding peptidylprolyl isomerase: MRNRIAALAAIATLFAGSPLVAQTVPAAQPGEELVDRVVAVVGDTTLLFSDVQQGLEAYRESGREIPADPAQRAALIRQIVDQRVSDLILLEAARASGLTVNELEVNEAVERQLTQVKQRFNGSEAELSRALQASGRTLEEYRRDLTRQISDRTMIDRYARQEIAKRPRPTIADADAREFFEGVRASVGTRPANVSFEQALVKPLPSDSAKARARRTAEEVLAELGKGGDFEVLARRYSADASKEQGGSLGWFREGQMVRPFEVAAFSLRPGQTSGIVETEFGFHIIRLDRIRGPERQARHILIRPEITPEDIAAARTRADSIATAVRGGASLSTFAAATNTPADQRVNRNIPVAQLPPAYAAPLATAEANTLVGPFEVASAQGAPSFAIVRVTERQAEGQYEYADVVDRVKERMAEQRLEEQLLAELRRTTHVVINL; the protein is encoded by the coding sequence ATGCGCAACCGAATCGCGGCGCTCGCCGCCATCGCCACCCTCTTCGCCGGCTCGCCGCTCGTGGCCCAGACCGTCCCCGCCGCCCAGCCGGGCGAGGAGCTGGTGGACCGGGTGGTGGCCGTAGTGGGCGACACCACGCTCCTCTTCTCGGACGTCCAGCAGGGGCTGGAAGCGTACCGTGAGTCTGGGCGCGAGATCCCCGCCGACCCGGCGCAGCGCGCCGCGCTCATCCGGCAGATCGTGGATCAGCGCGTCAGCGACCTGATCCTGCTGGAGGCCGCGCGCGCTTCCGGGCTGACGGTCAACGAGCTGGAAGTGAACGAGGCGGTGGAGCGGCAGCTCACCCAGGTCAAGCAGCGCTTCAACGGCTCCGAGGCGGAGCTGTCGCGCGCGCTGCAGGCCTCCGGCCGTACGCTGGAGGAGTACCGGCGCGACCTGACGCGGCAGATCTCCGACCGCACGATGATCGACCGGTACGCGCGCCAGGAGATCGCCAAGCGCCCCCGCCCCACCATCGCCGACGCGGACGCCCGCGAGTTCTTTGAGGGCGTGCGCGCGTCGGTGGGCACGCGGCCCGCGAACGTCTCCTTCGAGCAGGCGCTGGTGAAGCCGCTCCCCTCCGACTCGGCCAAGGCGCGCGCGCGCCGCACCGCCGAGGAAGTGCTGGCGGAGCTCGGAAAGGGCGGCGACTTCGAGGTGCTGGCGCGCCGCTACTCGGCCGACGCGTCCAAGGAGCAGGGCGGCAGCCTGGGATGGTTCCGCGAGGGGCAGATGGTGCGTCCCTTCGAGGTGGCGGCCTTCTCGCTGCGCCCCGGCCAGACGTCGGGGATCGTGGAGACGGAGTTCGGCTTCCACATCATCCGCCTGGACCGCATCCGCGGGCCGGAGCGGCAGGCGCGCCACATCCTGATCCGCCCGGAGATCACCCCGGAGGACATCGCCGCCGCCCGCACCCGCGCCGACTCCATCGCGACGGCGGTACGCGGAGGGGCTTCGCTGAGCACCTTTGCCGCGGCCACCAACACGCCGGCGGACCAGCGCGTGAACCGCAACATCCCGGTGGCGCAGCTTCCGCCCGCGTACGCCGCCCCGCTGGCCACCGCCGAGGCAAATACCCTGGTGGGGCCGTTCGAGGTGGCGAGCGCGCAGGGCGCTCCCTCCTTCGCCATCGTCCGCGTCACGGAGCGCCAGGCCGAGGGGCAGTACGAGTACGCCGACGTGGTGGACCGCGTAAAGGAGCGCATGGCGGAGCAGCGTCTGGAGGAGCAGCTCCTGGCCGAGCTGCGCCGCACCACGCACGTCGTCATCAACCTCTGA
- a CDS encoding peptidoglycan DD-metalloendopeptidase family protein yields the protein MRPARAAAALLLAVALPLAAIAQQRAPQQEISESQRRLQEIRRERQELRGELQRIRGQVHDVNAELNIIRRQATVSASLVGELNLQLNETQKKIDATTAELTTTQMRLAEKKSLLNRRLRDLYKRGPLHAAEVLLSSRSFADLLNRYKYLHLVAQRDRGLVQEVEELSRQLTLREQELRRSYSDIQYLQNERSDEHQQLRSLQGERGETLNVLQKHERSTTAQLAELARDERRLTGLIATLEARRREAERRERDRVAAAAAARTRAAAAGRPAPPAAAPVRAPASTMTTADVGNLAWPVGGRLVYRFGRVTQPNGTAIRYNGVGIGAAPGSPVRAVEGGTVEMAAPFEGYGPTVVVSHGGGYYSLYLYLKQVQVQQGATIARGQVVGTVGGEHTPEGAHIEFQIRAPGGQAVDPLTWLRGQAR from the coding sequence GTGCGCCCCGCCCGCGCCGCTGCCGCGCTCCTGCTGGCCGTCGCCCTCCCCCTCGCCGCGATCGCGCAGCAGCGCGCCCCGCAGCAGGAGATCTCGGAGAGCCAGCGCCGCCTCCAGGAGATCCGCCGCGAGCGCCAGGAGTTGCGCGGCGAGCTGCAGCGCATACGCGGGCAGGTGCACGACGTCAACGCGGAGCTCAACATCATCCGCCGCCAGGCCACCGTCTCGGCCAGCCTCGTTGGCGAGCTGAACCTGCAGCTCAACGAGACGCAGAAGAAGATCGACGCCACCACCGCCGAGCTGACCACCACGCAGATGCGGCTGGCGGAGAAGAAGTCGCTCCTCAACCGCCGCCTGCGCGACCTGTACAAGCGCGGCCCGCTGCACGCGGCGGAGGTCCTCCTCTCGTCGCGCTCGTTCGCGGACCTCCTCAACCGCTACAAGTACCTGCACCTCGTGGCCCAGCGCGACCGGGGGCTGGTGCAGGAGGTGGAGGAGCTTTCGCGCCAGCTCACCCTGCGCGAGCAGGAGCTGCGGCGCAGCTACTCTGACATCCAGTACCTGCAGAACGAGCGCAGCGACGAGCACCAGCAGCTCCGCAGCCTGCAGGGCGAGCGGGGCGAGACGCTCAACGTCCTCCAGAAGCACGAGCGCTCCACCACCGCCCAGCTCGCCGAGCTGGCGCGTGACGAGCGCCGGCTGACCGGCCTCATCGCCACGCTGGAGGCCCGCCGCCGCGAGGCCGAGCGCCGCGAGCGCGACCGGGTGGCCGCCGCGGCCGCCGCGCGCACCCGCGCCGCCGCCGCGGGCCGACCGGCTCCCCCCGCCGCGGCGCCGGTGCGCGCCCCCGCGTCCACCATGACCACGGCGGACGTCGGCAACCTCGCGTGGCCGGTGGGGGGGCGCCTGGTCTACCGCTTCGGACGCGTGACGCAGCCCAACGGCACCGCGATTCGCTACAACGGCGTGGGGATCGGCGCGGCGCCGGGCTCGCCGGTGCGCGCGGTGGAGGGCGGCACCGTGGAGATGGCCGCGCCCTTTGAGGGCTACGGCCCGACGGTCGTCGTGAGCCACGGCGGCGGATACTACTCGCTCTACCTGTACCTGAAGCAGGTGCAAGTGCAGCAGGGCGCCACCATCGCCAGGGGCCAGGTGGTGGGCACCGTGGGCGGCGAGCACACGCCGGAGGGGGCGCACATCGAGTTCCAGATCCGCGCGCCGGGTGGGCAGGCGGTGGATCCGCTCACCTGGCTGCGGGGGCAGGCGCGCTGA
- the erpA gene encoding iron-sulfur cluster insertion protein ErpA has translation MQTDNATANVVTETATSPVTVTPTAVTEVRRYMEEQGATESAGLRVGVLPGGCSGFQYGLNIEDEAGEDDMVLESNGVRLFVDPFSLQYLAGVEIDFVSTFQGSGFTFNNPNASGGCGCGSSFTV, from the coding sequence ATGCAGACCGATAACGCGACCGCGAACGTAGTTACAGAGACCGCCACCAGCCCCGTCACGGTGACCCCGACGGCGGTCACCGAGGTTCGCCGCTACATGGAGGAGCAGGGTGCCACCGAGTCCGCTGGGCTCCGCGTGGGCGTGCTTCCGGGCGGGTGCTCGGGATTCCAGTACGGCCTCAACATCGAGGACGAAGCGGGCGAGGACGACATGGTCCTGGAGTCGAACGGGGTGCGGCTCTTCGTGGACCCGTTCAGCCTCCAGTACCTGGCTGGCGTGGAGATCGACTTCGTCTCCACCTTCCAGGGCTCCGGCTTCACCTTCAACAACCCGAACGCCAGCGGCGGCTGCGGCTGCGGCAGCTCGTTCACGGTGTGA